The proteins below come from a single Aegilops tauschii subsp. strangulata cultivar AL8/78 chromosome 6, Aet v6.0, whole genome shotgun sequence genomic window:
- the LOC109735390 gene encoding 2'-deoxymugineic-acid 2'-dioxygenase, with protein sequence MELLSNRPAHASVPDKYVFPPEKRAALLDDAPSSDVALPVVDLKRATLSDAGRRRLVAEEIVKAGKEFGFFQVVNHGVAEDVVRAFREASAEFFAMPAEEKLPYCSDDQSKPFRVASSTSYDRNQTRYWRDYLKLRCHPVSDELVGHWPARPESFRTSLAEFSEQVHELAQTLLLLIAEGLGLDGGFFAGDLSGGDTQMNVNYYPPCPDPSVTLGLLPHCDRHLLTVLSQGDVAGLQARYRGRWLLVRPVPGAFIINFGHQMEIVTNGVLASVEHRALTNSAVARMSVATLIMPKMDCLIGPAPEMVSEANPPKFREFVFREFMAAYDTAAASREDVLEYFRIQQH encoded by the exons GACGTGGCGCTCCCCGTCGTCGACCTCAAGCGTGCCACCCTCTccgacgccggccgccgccgcctcgtggCCGAGGAGATCGTCAAGGCCGGCAAGGAGTTCGGCTTCTTCCAG GTGGTGAACCATGGCGTGGCGGAGGACGTGGTGCGGGCGTTCCGGGAGGCGTCGGCGGAGTTCTTCGCGATGCCGGCGGAGGAGAAGCTGCCCTACTGCTCCGACGACCAGAGCAAGCCCTTCCGCGTCGCCTCCAGCACCTCCTACGACCGGAACCAGACCCGCTACTGGCGTGACTACCTCAAGCTGCGTTGCCACCCGGTCTCCGACGAGCTCGTCGGCCACTGGCCGGCCAGGCCGGAGAGCTTCCGGACCTCCCTCGCCGAGTTCTCCGAACAGGTGCACGAGCTGGCGCAGACGCTGCTGCTGCTCATCGCCGAGGGGCTCGGCCTCGACGGCGGCTTCTTTGCGGGCGACCTCAGCGGCGGCGACACCCAGATGAACGTCAACTACTACCCGCCGTGCCCGGACCCGAGCGTCACGCTGGGCCTGCTCCCGCACTGCGACCGCCACCTCCTCACCGTGCTCTCCCAGGGCGACGTCGCCGGGCTCCAGGCGAGGTACCGCGGGCGGTGGCTGCTCGTCCGCCCGGTCCCGGGCGCCTTCATCATCAACTTCGGGCACCAGATGGAGATCGTCACCAACGGCGTGCTGGCGAGCGTGGAGCACCGCGCCCTCACCAACTCCGCCGTGGCGAGGATGTCCGTGGCGACGCTCATCATGCCCAAGATGGACTGCCTTATCGGCCCGGCGCCGGAGATGGTGAGCGAGGCGAATCCGCCCAAGTTCAGGGAGTTTGTGTTCAGGGAGTTCATGGCGGCGTACGACACCGCCGCTGCTAGCAGGGAGGACGTGCTGGAGTACTTCAGGATCCAACAACACTAG